From Alkalidesulfovibrio alkalitolerans DSM 16529, a single genomic window includes:
- a CDS encoding SLC13 family permease: protein MFELILLFSIILVALVLFIGGWLAVDLVGLLVLAALTLTGLVGASDALAGFSSPAVVTVWAMFILSAGLSRTGIAYRIGQPLQRFAHSSEWLLVAMLMLVASLLSALINTITVAVILLPAAMDLARRSGRPPSRLLLPMALGCLLGGPFTGISTPPNMLVTDALRNAGLAPFAIFDFTPITGAIVLAGILFMALVGRHLLPRRSLQTQEGGSSATETTYQLDTHVFSLAIRPGSPLAGRTLRETRLGSALHLTVLALRRRGEMRLAPDPSERIQAGDVLIVHGPIEHLRRFHGSRHLRADPSNLTGGLVAGCLQIARGVVGEDSPLVGKSLAQSSLRREHRVHVLSLRAEGGEGGQDMLHRPLAAGDALVLLGTRDALEEVGKLGIVQDVEMLDAGQVPGDPSGSAFMSVHVPQGSVLVDHDLTESRLGNAFGLTVVGIVRDGEPQCMPSPEEIVRAGDTLVLHGAKSDLEVLQSLQDLEITETSPTLLAELESQQVSVTEVLLSPRTTLTGRNLAELRFREHYGLNVLALWRGGRARRTGLQDLALQFGDAMLVYGPRKSIAALARDPDFLVLDQSAIQAPRMEKAPAAAAIMLAVLVSAILGLVPISIAALTGAALMVLAGCLSMDEAYRAIEWRVVFLIAGMLPLGIAIEQTGAAQMGAQALIALVGDMGPRWVVAALFLITVLCTQVVPTAALVVLMSPVALTTAADLSISPHLLMMTVAMAASASYASPLSHPAHLLVMGPGGYRFTDYLRVGIPVTIVAFVVCVGLLPVLWPA, encoded by the coding sequence GTGTTTGAACTGATACTTCTCTTTTCCATCATCCTCGTCGCCCTTGTCCTGTTCATCGGCGGTTGGCTCGCCGTGGACCTCGTGGGACTTCTTGTGTTGGCGGCGCTGACGCTGACCGGGCTCGTGGGCGCGAGTGACGCGCTGGCCGGGTTCAGCAGCCCGGCCGTGGTCACGGTCTGGGCCATGTTCATCCTCTCCGCCGGGTTGTCGCGCACGGGCATCGCCTACCGAATCGGCCAGCCACTGCAACGCTTCGCCCACAGCAGCGAATGGCTGCTGGTAGCCATGCTCATGCTCGTAGCCAGTCTTTTATCCGCGCTCATCAACACCATCACTGTGGCGGTCATCCTGCTCCCGGCGGCCATGGATCTTGCGCGGCGCAGCGGCAGGCCCCCATCACGCCTGCTTCTGCCCATGGCGCTCGGTTGCCTGCTCGGCGGTCCGTTCACCGGCATCTCGACCCCGCCGAACATGCTGGTCACGGACGCGCTGCGAAACGCCGGTCTGGCTCCGTTCGCCATTTTCGACTTCACGCCCATCACCGGGGCCATCGTGCTCGCAGGTATCCTCTTTATGGCGCTCGTCGGGCGGCATCTCCTGCCCAGGCGAAGCCTGCAGACGCAAGAAGGCGGGAGCAGCGCCACCGAGACGACCTATCAACTCGACACGCACGTCTTTTCGCTGGCCATCAGGCCCGGCTCGCCCCTGGCGGGCCGCACCCTGCGCGAGACGCGGCTTGGTTCGGCGTTGCACCTCACGGTTCTGGCCCTGCGCAGGAGAGGAGAGATGCGTCTCGCCCCGGACCCTTCGGAGCGCATCCAGGCAGGCGACGTCCTCATCGTGCACGGACCGATCGAGCACCTCAGGCGTTTTCACGGCAGCAGGCACCTGCGCGCCGATCCTTCCAATCTGACCGGCGGGCTTGTGGCGGGGTGCCTTCAGATCGCCCGGGGCGTCGTGGGTGAGGACTCGCCGCTTGTGGGGAAATCGCTTGCGCAAAGCTCGCTTCGGCGTGAGCACCGCGTGCACGTGCTGTCCCTGCGGGCCGAAGGAGGCGAGGGCGGACAGGACATGCTGCACCGGCCGCTCGCGGCCGGGGATGCCCTCGTGCTTCTCGGGACGCGTGACGCGCTCGAGGAGGTCGGCAAGCTCGGTATCGTGCAAGATGTCGAAATGCTGGATGCGGGACAGGTGCCCGGCGATCCGTCCGGCAGCGCCTTCATGTCCGTGCACGTTCCCCAAGGGTCGGTCCTGGTGGACCACGACCTGACCGAGAGCCGCCTGGGCAACGCCTTCGGCCTGACCGTAGTGGGCATCGTCCGCGACGGGGAGCCACAGTGTATGCCTTCGCCCGAGGAGATCGTCCGGGCTGGCGACACGCTCGTTCTGCACGGCGCGAAAAGCGATCTGGAGGTCTTGCAGAGCCTTCAGGACCTTGAAATCACGGAGACCTCGCCGACCCTTCTGGCCGAGTTGGAGTCGCAGCAGGTCTCGGTCACGGAGGTGCTGCTCTCGCCCAGAACCACGCTTACGGGGCGAAATCTGGCCGAGCTTCGCTTCCGCGAGCATTACGGCTTGAATGTGCTGGCCCTGTGGCGGGGTGGCCGTGCGCGACGGACCGGGCTTCAGGACCTGGCGCTGCAATTTGGCGATGCCATGCTCGTCTACGGCCCGCGAAAGAGTATTGCGGCCTTGGCGCGCGATCCGGACTTCCTGGTGCTCGACCAGTCCGCGATCCAGGCCCCGCGCATGGAAAAGGCCCCGGCGGCCGCAGCCATAATGCTTGCGGTCCTCGTTAGCGCCATACTTGGGCTCGTGCCCATCTCCATCGCCGCCCTCACCGGCGCGGCGCTCATGGTGCTGGCCGGATGCCTGAGCATGGACGAGGCCTACCGGGCCATCGAGTGGCGGGTCGTGTTTCTCATCGCGGGCATGCTGCCGCTTGGCATCGCCATCGAGCAGACTGGGGCCGCACAGATGGGGGCGCAGGCGCTGATCGCCCTGGTGGGCGACATGGGGCCGCGCTGGGTGGTGGCCGCGCTCTTCCTGATCACGGTGCTGTGCACCCAGGTCGTTCCCACAGCCGCGCTTGTGGTTCTCATGTCTCCGGTGGCCTTGACCACGGCGGCGGACCTGTCCATCTCGCCGCACCTCTTGATGATGACGGTGGCCATGGCGGCCTCGGCCAGCTACGCGAGTCCCTTGTCGCACCCGGCGCATCTGCTGGTCATGGGGCCGGGCGGCTATCGTTTCACAGACTATCTGCGGGTCGGCATTCCCGTGACCATCGTGGCGTTTGTGGTGTGCGTAGGGCTTTTGCCGGTGCTCTGGCCCGCATGA
- a CDS encoding DUF1622 domain-containing protein codes for MDGFQEWYTHTALIIARIIESIGIVVLVLGVGSTFVRYLRDRFLAGGQRQESYRSALGKDILLGLEFLVAADIIGTVAVHPSYQSLGVLGLLVLIRTFLSFALEIEIEGHFPWKKTEHEIRRLQAENARLAQQAAARETA; via the coding sequence ATGGACGGATTTCAGGAGTGGTACACGCATACGGCCCTGATCATCGCCCGGATCATCGAATCCATCGGCATCGTCGTCCTGGTTCTGGGCGTGGGCTCCACGTTCGTCAGGTATCTGCGGGACAGGTTCCTCGCGGGCGGGCAGCGACAGGAGAGCTACCGCAGCGCCCTGGGCAAGGATATCCTGCTCGGCCTCGAATTCCTCGTGGCGGCGGATATCATCGGTACCGTAGCCGTACACCCGAGTTACCAGTCCCTGGGCGTGCTCGGCCTTCTGGTCCTCATCCGGACCTTCCTCAGCTTCGCCCTGGAGATCGAGATCGAGGGCCATTTCCCCTGGAAGAAGACCGAGCACGAGATCAGACGGCTTCAGGCCGAGAACGCGAGACTCGCACAACAGGCGGCCGCGCGCGAAACCGCATGA
- a CDS encoding L-lactate dehydrogenase, which produces MNRENASHRKVVVVGTGLVGMSYAYALGIKGLVREIGLVNRTLDKAQGEALDLNHCQPFVNPVSVNAGGFEMCRDAQIVVIAAGVNQEQGQTRLDLIEKNAAIIKETVPRILEYNPEPILLVVSNPVDILTHVAIKVSGLPPGRVIGSGTVLDTMRFRSLLSEVYEVDARNVHGYVVGEHGDSEVLVWSRVNIAGIPLLEYCAACGKSIAARKKSIEDDVRNAAYHVIQKKQATYYAIGLAMVRITEGVLMNQHSVLTVGTLMRGEYGLSNVCLSLPCVVGSNGIERVLASPFADDEEHALLDSASVLREGLSSIGY; this is translated from the coding sequence ATGAACCGGGAAAACGCTTCCCACCGCAAGGTGGTCGTCGTCGGCACTGGGCTGGTGGGCATGTCCTATGCTTATGCACTGGGCATCAAGGGATTGGTGCGCGAAATCGGACTGGTCAATCGCACCTTGGACAAAGCGCAAGGGGAAGCGTTGGACCTGAACCACTGTCAGCCTTTTGTAAACCCTGTCTCCGTGAACGCCGGAGGATTCGAGATGTGCCGCGACGCGCAAATCGTGGTCATCGCCGCAGGCGTGAATCAGGAGCAGGGACAGACGCGGCTCGACCTCATCGAAAAGAACGCCGCGATAATCAAGGAGACTGTTCCCAGGATTCTGGAGTACAACCCCGAGCCTATCCTGCTCGTGGTCAGTAATCCCGTGGACATCCTGACCCACGTGGCGATCAAGGTCTCGGGCCTGCCGCCGGGACGGGTCATCGGATCTGGCACGGTTCTGGACACGATGCGCTTTCGCTCCCTTCTTTCGGAGGTCTACGAAGTGGACGCACGCAACGTGCACGGCTACGTCGTCGGCGAACACGGCGACAGTGAGGTCCTGGTCTGGAGTCGGGTAAACATCGCTGGCATTCCTCTCCTTGAATACTGCGCGGCCTGCGGCAAATCCATCGCGGCCCGAAAGAAGAGCATTGAGGATGACGTTCGCAACGCCGCCTACCATGTCATCCAGAAAAAGCAGGCCACCTATTACGCCATCGGGCTGGCCATGGTCCGCATCACCGAGGGCGTGCTCATGAACCAGCACAGCGTGCTTACCGTGGGAACGCTCATGCGGGGAGAATATGGGCTTTCCAACGTCTGCCTCTCGCTCCCGTGCGTGGTGGGATCGAACGGCATCGAGCGTGTGCTTGCAAGTCCCTTCGCCGACGATGAGGAGCACGCACTCCTCGATTCGGCCTCGGTATTGCGAGAGGGACTGTCGTCCATAGGATACTGA
- a CDS encoding amidoligase family protein: MAAIRFPMPEETKTPEGRERRVGVEMEMAGLPLADLAAAVLKVFGGRIAEKGAFVIRIEETRHGSFQVELDADILKSHEYRPYLDKLGITMEDAADKARLDDLLARLAGSVVPHEIVAPPIPLSELEQMDELRLELYRAGAKGTRAALVYAFGAQFNVEAARLDAEALRDILKAYVLLHDRLVERGTVDIARKLSPFVRPFPGSYARLILAEGYGPELKTLIGDYLRHNPTRNRPLDMLPLFAHLDYDQVMSAPVETHLVKARPAFHYRLPNCQIDEPGWSLSLPWSDWLMIEKLADDKERLAEYAKAYLDRPGEILAGMVEEWIESLGAWFGK, translated from the coding sequence ATGGCAGCGATACGATTTCCAATGCCCGAGGAGACCAAAACTCCCGAAGGGCGCGAGCGGCGAGTGGGGGTGGAGATGGAGATGGCCGGACTGCCTCTCGCCGATTTGGCGGCGGCTGTCCTCAAGGTGTTTGGCGGTCGCATAGCGGAGAAAGGCGCGTTCGTGATCCGCATCGAGGAGACGCGGCACGGTTCATTTCAGGTAGAACTCGACGCGGATATCTTGAAGAGCCATGAGTACCGTCCCTATCTCGACAAACTGGGCATCACCATGGAGGATGCCGCGGACAAGGCGCGGCTGGATGATCTTTTGGCCAGGCTTGCCGGAAGCGTGGTGCCGCACGAGATTGTAGCCCCGCCCATTCCGTTGTCTGAGCTGGAACAGATGGACGAGTTGCGTCTGGAGTTGTACCGGGCCGGGGCCAAGGGTACACGCGCCGCACTGGTCTACGCGTTCGGCGCACAGTTCAATGTGGAAGCAGCACGACTGGACGCGGAGGCTCTGCGCGACATACTCAAGGCGTATGTGCTGCTCCATGACCGTCTCGTGGAACGCGGCACCGTGGACATCGCCCGCAAGCTCTCGCCATTCGTCCGCCCTTTTCCCGGATCATACGCCCGGCTCATTCTGGCCGAGGGCTACGGCCCGGAATTGAAAACACTCATTGGCGACTACTTGAGGCACAACCCGACCCGGAATCGTCCGCTGGACATGCTGCCGCTCTTTGCCCACCTTGATTACGATCAAGTCATGTCCGCTCCCGTGGAAACCCATCTCGTCAAGGCGCGGCCAGCCTTCCATTACCGCTTGCCAAACTGCCAGATCGACGAGCCAGGCTGGAGCCTGAGTCTGCCGTGGAGCGACTGGCTCATGATTGAGAAGCTGGCCGACGACAAAGAACGCCTTGCAGAATAC